Proteins from a genomic interval of Lolium perenne isolate Kyuss_39 chromosome 1, Kyuss_2.0, whole genome shotgun sequence:
- the LOC127337177 gene encoding dirigent protein 1-like has translation MATVSSVDGAGTQNAPKHLHFYMHDGYTGPKPTAVLIVNGTGQPLKGSGGGARFGDTVVMDDRLTEGPTPASRVIGRAQGFYVMASQGDPAMLLSMNVLFTDDGPYNGSSLAVMGRNDIAMPERELAVVGGTGAFRMATGYVLWKTASWRGRNAVLELDAYVYASPAAAGA, from the coding sequence ATGGCCACCGTTTCTTCCGTAGACGGCGCCGGAACGCAGAATGCCCCCAAACATCTCCACTTCTACATGCACGACGGCTACACTGGCCCCAAACCCACCGCCGTCCTAATCGTCAACGGGACCGGCCAGCCGCTGAAGGGCTCCGGCGGAGGCGCCCGCTTCGGCGACACGGTGGTCATGGACGACCGCCTCACCGAGGGCCCTACGCCGGCGTCGAGAGTCATCGGGCGCGCCCAGGGATTCTACGTGATGGCGTCCCAGGGCGACCCCGCGATGCTCCTCTCCATGAACGTGCTGTTCACCGACGACGGGCCTTACAACGGGAGCTCGCTCGCCGTGATGGGCCGCAACGACATCGCCATGCCGGAGAGGGAGCTGGCGGTGGTCGGCGGGACCGGGGCTTTCAGGATGGCCACCGGCTACGTGCTCTGGAAAACCGCGAGCTGGCGCGGGAGGAATGCCGTCCTCGAGCTGGATGCCTATGTCTACGCTAGTCCCGCCGCCGCTGGTGCATGA